GCTCATAGGATTGCCGTGCGCAGCTGGCTTTTTTGTCCTGGCAAAGCCGATCATAAGTTTACTATATCCGAGCTTAGGAGCAGATGAGCTTGCAACGTCCACGGTTTTACTGCAGATAATGTCTGTCTCCGTGCTCTTTTTAACTATAATACAGACCATGACGGGAGTATTTCAGGGGCTTGGAAGGCCGGGTATACCGGTTATAAACTTATTTATAGGCGTTACTGTCAAGATAGTTGTCAGCTTAGTTGCAATAAAAGTTCCGGAATTAAACATAAAGGGAGCGGCTATCGGAACTGCGGCCTGCTACGCAATTGCCGGTATTTTGGATATTATAATGATAATCAGGCTGTCCGGCATTAAGTTGCGGCTATTTAGCAATATTATAAAGCCGGTAATTTCTGCGGCTATGATGGGGGCATTTGTGTATTTCTTTTATCCGGTTATCGCAGATGTATCAGCAAATTTTGCAACGCTTGCCTCTATAGCGATAGGCGCAGTATTTTATGGTATGTTCGTACTGGCAATAGGAGCCTTAAGGCAGGATGAAGCCAGCTTTATTCCAGGAGGAGGCCATCTTGAAAAAGCCATGATAAAAATAGGAGTTTGGGAAAAAGGAAAAACAGATGAGCAATAAAGTAACGTTGATCGGAATTTCTTATAACGAATCTGAACTTACATTAAGGCAGCGTACGGCTGTTTTAAAAGGGAAAGTTTTTTTACAGACGGACAAGCTTTCAGTTTCAAACTTTCTTTTAAAAGAAGGTATATCGTTTGAAACTATGGATGAGATTTACGATACGGCGAATGATTTTGATGCCCTTTCATCTGGTATCTCAGAAAAACTTTTAAAAGAGGATTGTATATATATTCTGGCCGGTAGTGTAAGCCTAAATAGTTCTGTTCGCGCTTTAATTAAAAATGCGAAGGAAGACACTAAAATAGATATTATATTAAGCGATGCTACTGACGAGGCGGTTGCAAAGTGCATGTTAAAAAGCAAAAATGTTTGTTTTTCTTCTGTTATAAGCACCTCTGCAAGGATGCTTAGCGGCTCTTATATAAATACTCGGGAGGCACTTTTCATAGGTGAGGTAGAAACTGTTTTCAGCGCTCTTGATTTAAAAATTTACTTGTCTAAATTTTATGACGATAAAAAGGAGCTTTACTTCTTTGACGGGAAAAGCCTAAAGTCTATACCGCTTTTTGAATTAGACAGGCAGAAGAAGTACAGTTATTTAAGCTATATAGTTATCCTTCCGGACGATATATATAAAAAGAAAAAATATGAATTTAACGATTTATCATATATAATGTCCATTTTATATAGCGAAAACGGATGCCCGTGGGATAAGGAGCAGACGCATGAAAGCCTAAGGCAGTATCTTATAGAAGAGTCTTACGAAGTTTTAGACGCGATAGATAAAAAAGATATGGATAGCTTGGCAGATGAATTAGGCGACGTATTGCTTCAGGTGGTTTTCCATGCTAAAATAGCTGAAAAATTCGATGAATTCAGCGAAACGGATATTTTTACAGCCATATGCAGAAAAATGATAAACCGGCACCCACACATATTTTCTGACGTTAACGTAAGCGGTTCATCCGATGTAGTAAAAAACTGGGATGCCATAAAACGTGAGGAGAAGAACCAAAACAGCATATCTGAAGCACTAAACGATGTGCCTTCCATTATGCCTTCTCTTATGAAGAGCTTAAAGGTACAGAAAAAAGCAGCCAATTTCGGATTTGATTTTAAGGATGCAGCCGATGCAGCCAAGAAAGTAAATGAAGAGTTAAAAGAAGTTTTTGCAGCAAGCGGGCAGGAAGAGATAGAAGAAGAAATTGGGGACTTACTTTTTAGCGTTGTCAATGTTGCGAGAAAGTTACATGTAAACCCTGAAATCGCACTTGTAAAGAACGTAGATAAGTTTATCGGCCGTATTTCTAAGATGGAGTCAAAGGCAAGAAATATGGGTTTAAATTTAAATAAATTGACTTTAGCGGAGCTAGATAAACTATATAATGAAATAAAAGAAGAAAATGCATAAATTTTAAACAAAAACTTTGACAAACTTTGCTAGTAGAGGTAATATAAAGAAAGATATTATTTTTTCGAAATTTATTGTAAAAAATAAAAAGGAGGATCTTTTTCCGTGAACAAAACTGAACTTATAGCAGCGGTAGCAGAGAAATCTGGATGCACAAAAAAAGATGCAGATTCAATCGTAACATCAGTTATAGATGTTATAACAGACGCATTGAAGAAAGGTGAGAAGGTACAACTCGTTGGCTTTGGGACCTTTGAAACGAAAAACAGAGCGGCAAGAGTAGGCTTAAATCCAAGAACGAAAGAGACCATTAATATTCCTGCAAGCAAGGTTCCTACATTTAAGTCGGGCAAGGCTTTAAAGGACGCTATTAAATAACTCTTATTTTTAAAGCCATTATTGATGGAGCCTATTTCAGGCTCCATATTTTGTTTATATATTTTATATTAAAAATGAGGATATAATGAGACTGGATAAATATTTAAAAGTTTCCCGGATAATAAAAAGAAGGACGGTTGCTGCAGAACTTTGTGATGCAGGTAAAGTTAAAGTAAATGGGAGCGTTGCAAAACCTGCCCGAAACATCAATGTAGGGGATATAGTTGAGTTGCGTTTTGGAGAAAAGATATTAAAAATTAAAGTTAAATTACTTAATGAAAGCATAAAGAAAGAAGATGCACAGGAAATGTACTGTGTAGTAGATTAGTAATATATGGTAAGTGCAATTATTTTAGCTGCCGGGCAAGGCCGGCGCATGAAGAGCGACATAAATAAAGTATATTTAAAAATCGCGAAGAAAAGCGTACTTAAAAGGGCCCTTTCGGCCTTTCAAAATTGCGGTAAGATAGACGAAATAATTATAGTTTGCCGTGCCAACGAAAAAAAATGGGCAAAGAACGAGGCAAAAGAGGTAACTATTCCTTTGAAGATAATTGAGGGAGGAGATGTTAGGCAGCAGTCCGTTAGAAACGGACTTAGCGTAGTCAGCCCCGATGCAGACATAATATGCGTACACGATGCGGCCAGATGTTTAATCCGTGAAAGCGTTATCAAAAGGTGTATTACCGCTGCTAAAAGAACGGGGTCCGGCGTGGCCGGGGTAATGGCCAAAGATACGTTAAAAAAAGTTGAAAATGGTGTTATAATTGATACAGTAGACAGAAGCGGTATAGCCTTTGTCCAAACGCCGCAGGTATTCAAACGGGATATATTGCTTAAAGCCCATGAACAGGCGTTAAAAGATGGGTATATAGGAACAGACGAATCCGTTTTAGTTGAAAGAACGGGATTGAAAGTTACTCTGGTAAAATCCGACTATGATAATATAAAAGTAACTACCAGAGATGACCTTGCATTTTTAGAGTTCTTGTTAAGTGAGGAAAAAATGGATGTAAAGGTAGGGCATGGATACGATGCCCATGAATTTAAAGAAGGGCGAAGCCTCGTATTAGGAGGCGTTACGATACCAAATGATAAAGGTTTAAACGGGCATTCTGATGCAGATGTAGTTGTGCATGCTATCATGGATGCGCTTCTAGGTGCAGCCGGCCTTCCGGATATAGGCGTTTTTTTCCCGCCGTGCGATAATGAATTCAAAGATGCAAGCAGTATAAAACTGCTTGAAAAGACAGCTGGAATTGTAAAAGAGGCCGGGTTCTTAATAGCTAACGTAGATGCGACTATAATTTTGCAAAGCCCAAAGGTACAGGAATATATTTATAAAATGAGAAAAAATATATCTTGTGCACTGTCCATAACTGAAGACCAAGTAAACGTTAAATCGACTACTACCGAGCATATGGGATTCATAGGGAGGAAAGAAGGTGCAGCTGCTCATGCGGTCTGCTTAATCAAAGGCTAATTATAATTTTGGGTGAAGGTTAATTTTACTATGAAATTTTTAAAAAACCTATCAAGAAGGCAAGCCAGAAGAAGATACAAAATTGGCTATTACCGAAAGAGAATCCTCAATCAATTAAAAAACAACAAGCGTAAAATAATAATGGCTTTAGTAGCAGTGCTTTTAGCGGCTGTTTTATTAATAGTTTTACTTTCGCTTCCAAAAAATGAAAGCGAGGTTGAAGAATCGCCGGCTCCTACTATTAGCAGTGAAGAAATAGACATTTCAGATGCGGGAGTAGAGCTCGTACTTAGTTATAAGTCTATAAACAACCCCTATATATACGGACAGGAAATAGTATTTTCCTGTGGGGAAGCAAACAAGATGAACCCTGACCTTAAATATGTAAGCGTTGTAGATTTAACTAAGGAAGATACGCCTACAACTCAATTAGAAGGAATTGAGTGTAAGTTTAGCAACTTGTTTATGCCTGAAATAAGTGATAATTGGATAGTGTATATAGATTCTAATAGTTCCGGCGGCGGGCGTATTTGTCTTTATGACAGAGAAGCTAAAGAGACATATTCGTTAAGAACGTATTATTATGCAATGCCTAAAGTGTGTTTAAGCGGCGATTTTGCGGTATATGCAGTTCAAACGGGAATAAATTCAGATAAGATTTATCTTTGTTATCTTCCAACTCAAGAAACAGTATTGATAGACCAATTGTCAACCGATTTGTATTCTTTAGGAGGGATTTATATAAACGGCAATGAACTTGTATGGTCAACTTTAAGCAGAGATGACAGCGATGCAGTTAAGCAAAGTGTGGTAAAACGCTTGCCATTGAACGGAAGCGCTACTAAAGCTTCTGAATTTGAGCCGGGAAGTTTGGTTTATTCGCCAAAAACATATGGAAACTACGTAGCATTTTTAGACGGCAACGGCATTGACGGTTCCCGCCTTATGATAAGCGACGGCACAAATGTAGCGAAGAGTATAGATACGGGTGTAATTAATTTTGACGTAGGAAACGGATTCATCGTCTATACTAAGCAAGAAACGCTGCATGTATATTTTATTGATCAGGGAATAACCGCGACATTGACATCGAAAAACTCCAGGGGGCTTTTATCTTCGGCAAGTGGAGATTATGTCTGCTGGTATGATATAACGGATGGATTTTTTGAAAGGGATGTTGTCAATTACGCAAAGATAACTGTACCCCAAATAGATACGGAGGAAGACAGCGATGCCCAAGAGTAACACTTGTTACTTATGTTCCGAATGCGGATACGAAAGTGCAAAGTGGTATGGAAAATGCCCTTCTTGCGGCGAATGGAACACCATGTCACAGTTTACGCCTGTAAAGGAACAAAAGCGCGGGATTTTAACCGGCGCAAGTGAAAAGAGTATTTTCGAAGTAAGTTTAGATGAAAACAGCAGGATAAAAACTTCCTTTGCAGAACTAGACAGGGTTCTAGGCGGAGGCATAGTCTTGGGTGGAGTCGTCTTGATTGGCGGCGAACCAGGAGTTGGCAAATCTACTTTGCTGCTGCAGGTAGCGGAAAACGTATGCGCAAATGAAGATAAGGCAGTACTCTATGTATCCGGTGAAGAGTCGGTTGGCCAAATAAAGATGCGCGCGTCAAGAGTGGGGGTAAAATCTAAAAAACTTTTGGTTTTAAACGAAACCGAAGTGTCTTTGATAATACAAAAGATCGAAGAGTTATCGCCTTGTTTAGTTGTAATAGATTCTATCCAGACGTTATATGATTCTGCCATTAACGGTGCGGCAGGGGCTGTCAGTCAGGTGAAAGAGTGCGCGGCAAAGCTGACTAAAATTGCAAAAATGAGTTCTATTCCCATTTTTTTGATAGGGCATGTGACCAAAGAAGGATCTATTGCAGGGCCTAGGATATTAGAACATATGGTAGATACTGTGCTATATTTTGAAGGAGAAAATCTAAACTCATACCGTGTGATACGGGCAGTAAAAAATAGATTTGGTTCTACAAATGAAATAAGCGTGTTTGAAATGGGTATAAACGGCATAAGCGAAGTTAGTAATTTCGGGGGGCTGTTTATTGCAGAAAGGGAAATCAATGTTCCGGGTTCTGCTGTATTTTGCGCAATGGAAGGCACTAGGCCGGTATTAATGGAAATACAAGCACTGGTTTCTAAAA
This genomic stretch from Eubacteriales bacterium harbors:
- the mazG gene encoding nucleoside triphosphate pyrophosphohydrolase, whose translation is MSNKVTLIGISYNESELTLRQRTAVLKGKVFLQTDKLSVSNFLLKEGISFETMDEIYDTANDFDALSSGISEKLLKEDCIYILAGSVSLNSSVRALIKNAKEDTKIDIILSDATDEAVAKCMLKSKNVCFSSVISTSARMLSGSYINTREALFIGEVETVFSALDLKIYLSKFYDDKKELYFFDGKSLKSIPLFELDRQKKYSYLSYIVILPDDIYKKKKYEFNDLSYIMSILYSENGCPWDKEQTHESLRQYLIEESYEVLDAIDKKDMDSLADELGDVLLQVVFHAKIAEKFDEFSETDIFTAICRKMINRHPHIFSDVNVSGSSDVVKNWDAIKREEKNQNSISEALNDVPSIMPSLMKSLKVQKKAANFGFDFKDAADAAKKVNEELKEVFAASGQEEIEEEIGDLLFSVVNVARKLHVNPEIALVKNVDKFIGRISKMESKARNMGLNLNKLTLAELDKLYNEIKEENA
- a CDS encoding HU family DNA-binding protein, with protein sequence MNKTELIAAVAEKSGCTKKDADSIVTSVIDVITDALKKGEKVQLVGFGTFETKNRAARVGLNPRTKETINIPASKVPTFKSGKALKDAIK
- a CDS encoding RNA-binding S4 domain-containing protein; translated protein: MRLDKYLKVSRIIKRRTVAAELCDAGKVKVNGSVAKPARNINVGDIVELRFGEKILKIKVKLLNESIKKEDAQEMYCVVD
- the ispD gene encoding 2-C-methyl-D-erythritol 4-phosphate cytidylyltransferase, with translation MVSAIILAAGQGRRMKSDINKVYLKIAKKSVLKRALSAFQNCGKIDEIIIVCRANEKKWAKNEAKEVTIPLKIIEGGDVRQQSVRNGLSVVSPDADIICVHDAARCLIRESVIKRCITAAKRTGSGVAGVMAKDTLKKVENGVIIDTVDRSGIAFVQTPQVFKRDILLKAHEQALKDGYIGTDESVLVERTGLKVTLVKSDYDNIKVTTRDDLAFLEFLLSEEKMDVKVGHGYDAHEFKEGRSLVLGGVTIPNDKGLNGHSDADVVVHAIMDALLGAAGLPDIGVFFPPCDNEFKDASSIKLLEKTAGIVKEAGFLIANVDATIILQSPKVQEYIYKMRKNISCALSITEDQVNVKSTTTEHMGFIGRKEGAAAHAVCLIKG
- the radA gene encoding DNA repair protein RadA, encoding MPKSNTCYLCSECGYESAKWYGKCPSCGEWNTMSQFTPVKEQKRGILTGASEKSIFEVSLDENSRIKTSFAELDRVLGGGIVLGGVVLIGGEPGVGKSTLLLQVAENVCANEDKAVLYVSGEESVGQIKMRASRVGVKSKKLLVLNETEVSLIIQKIEELSPCLVVIDSIQTLYDSAINGAAGAVSQVKECAAKLTKIAKMSSIPIFLIGHVTKEGSIAGPRILEHMVDTVLYFEGENLNSYRVIRAVKNRFGSTNEISVFEMGINGISEVSNFGGLFIAEREINVPGSAVFCAMEGTRPVLMEIQALVSKTAFNIPRRMTSGVDFNRTSLILAVLEKKAGIKLYDQDVYVNVAGGIKLNDPSADLAIAAAIVSAYRNKALNDCVIAGEIGLTGQIRTVARADRRAEESKRFGFKKLILPKGNAFLNTDMDMVFVKNIWEALVAMFPRDKEA